TGAGACGCTGCACCATTGGAGGGGcatgactgagggagcgctgcaccgttagaggggtgtgactgagggagcgctgcaccgtcagaaggatgtgactgagggagcgctgcaccgtcagaggggtgtgactgagggagcgctgcaccgtcagaaggatgtgactgagggagcgctgcaccgtcagaggggtgtgactgagggagcgctgcaccgtcagaggggtgtgactgagggagcgctgcaccgttagaggggtgtgactgaaggagcgctgcaccgtcagaaggatgtgactgagggagcgctgcaccgtcagaggggtgtgactgagggagcgctgcaccgtcagaggggtgtgactgagggagcgctgcaccgtcagaggggcgtgactgagggagcgctgcaccgtcagaggggtgtgactgagggagcgctgcaccgtcagaggggcgtgactgagggagcgctgcaccgtcagaggggtgtgactgagggagcgctgcaccgtcagaggggcgtgactgagggagcgctgcaccgtcagaggggtgtgactgagggagcgctgcaccgtcagaggggcgtgactgagggagcgctgcaccgtcagaggggtgtgactgagggagcgctgcaccgtcagaggggcgtgactgagggagcgctgcaccgtcagaggggcgtgactgagggagcgctgcaccgtcagaggggtgtgactgagggagcgctgcaccgtcagaggggcgtgactgtgggagcgctgcaccgtcagaggggtgtgactgagggagcgctgcaccgtcagaggggcgtgactgagggagcgctgcaccgtcagaggggcgtgactgagggagcgctgcaccgtcagaaggatgtgactgagggagcgctgcaccgtcagaggggtgtgactgagggagcgctgcaccgtcagaggggtgtgactgagggagcgctgcaccgttagaggggcagtactgagagagcgccacaGTCAGagtggtagtactgagggagcaccgcactgtcggaaatACAGTACTGTaaaggtctgaagttctgttaatggatgataaataccttgtagttcaagataatagggtgaacaggtgttgagtGTTGATTAGTCGATTGTAttcaaatgtgtatatataaagagccagccagcactgtctgtgagttgttaggagtggagaagtaagttctgtggcaagcaatgaacagtctctacctaagcttcctggtctcagtgtcttcttcacaatcaggcttagaagtttttttttattgagatacagcactgaaacaggcccttcggcccaccgagtctgtgccgaccatcaaccacccaattatactaatcctacattaatcccattaccctctcacatccccaccttccctcaattcccctaccacctacctatactaggggcaatttataatggccaatttacccatcaacctgcaagtctttggctgtgggaggaaaccagagcacccggcgaaaacccacgcggtcacagggagaacttgtaaactctgcacaggcagtacccagaatcgaacccgggtcgttggagctgtgaggctgcggtgctaaccactgcgccgcccagaaaTGTTGCTTccctggccgggaatcgaacccgggccgcggcggtgagtgccgaatcctaaccactagaccaccaggaaaGCTAAGTTCTATAACATTGAGGGAGCGCTACGCCGTCGGTGGGGCAGTCCTGAGGgggaactgcactgtcagaggtgcagtactgagggagtgccacactgtcagagggagcGCTGGGTGAGGGAGTGAAGCCTTTATTCTCTAGGCTGAGGAAAGCAAATTGGAGGAAGTCAGGAGAAAATATCTGAAAAAAGTTTGATGTCTAATAAATCATGTGTTTTGTCTTGTCTTTTTATCTGTACATATATGTCTGTATGTGCTTATCTTATTATGCGTGTGTGGCtgcgtgtttgtgtctgtgttttgaTGCAGGGACTATACATGATCCGCTTCCATTCATTCTACCCCTGGCACACTGAAGGAGATTACATGCATCTCTGTAGCAACAAAGACTTGCAGATGCTGCAATGGGTTAAAGAATTCAAGTAAGTTCCTTAAAAATGCTACAACTGTTCTAACCCACAGTCTGTGAATCTGATCCTTTGAAGTTTCAGCAAGGGTTTTGATTGTGTGCTGCACAATTAATGCTCGCTAATGGTGGCATGGGAAGACATCAGAGTTGCATTGAGAACCAGCTAAACTAAATAGGGCAATGCCAACACAGCAAGGTGTCACTGGGGTCAGCACTGGGGCCGTGTCACTGATGTCAGTGCTGGAGCCACTAGGGAGTGATATTGCAGGGATCAAGCTAAACACAAAGGGATCTATACAGCATGTGAAGATGGGTTGGTGATTGTCACCTGGTGTTTAAAGTGGAAAACCAAGGCTAATGAGACAAGGCAGTAGGAGTAAACAGTGGGAATAGGAACTAACTGGGGTAGATCAGGTGGGGAGGGTCAGTGATGGGGCAGATTGTCAATGGAAGGGATAGATTTTCCATGTTGCAATGCCTTCTATTGGCCTAACCAAGCCCTTTCTGTCCCTGCAGCAAGTTTGATCTGTACACCAAGTGTGAGGACTTGCCTGATGTGAAGGTGTTACAGCCCTACTATCAGCAACTGATTGATAAGTATTGTCCAGGGAGGCTGTGCTGGTAACCAGTGGGACACATTTAACCTCAACTCAACACCTCAATCTCAGATCAACAGCATCCTTCAGAATTGGAACAATTTTACCAATCAGTTAAGACATTCCCAGGAAACAGTCGCTTCCCCTCAATAAAACACTGACCAGCTGGAGCTGGATGTAACAGCCCTGAACGTCAAACATGCAAGAGGACAAGATCCACTGGATTAGTTTGAGTGTGAGCTCCATGGGTCAGACTCACGTTCCACTCTCCCGCAGCTCCCTATATTTCCTGATTTTTATCTCATTCCGTGCACTTGTGATCGAGTTTCCAATGCTGTTGCACTGGGGGTGTGATCACACATCCAGCGACAACTCTGCCTTTTAGACACCACTGCTCCACTTACTATCAAATCTGACAGGCTTCTGGAAAAAGTAGAGACCTTGAAGTAAAAACATATTTTATGTTAGATAATGTGAAATGTTTTGATTATTTCATTAAAATCTGGATTTTAATGGTTAAAGTGGAAGAGTTGGCTAAACAGTGGGGAAACACACCACACAGCACTTCATACAAATACTCCAGATTGAAACAGACAGGAACATAGgagttggagtaggccattcagtccatcgagcctgccccgccattcaatataatcagggctgatcatccagttcaaagcctttttcccacactatcctcatattccctatgtcatttgtatttagaaatctgtcaatctctgctttaaacatattcaatgactgagcttccacagccctctggggtagagaattctaaagattcaaaaccctctgaataaagaaatttctcctcatctctgtcctaagtggcttccccctttatttgaaattttgtccccttgttctagactccccaaccaggggaaacatcttagctgcatctaccctgtctatccctttaagtattttgtaggtttcaatgagatcacctctcattcttcaaaactctagagaatataggcccagtttccccaatcttcatAAGACGGTCCCACCATTCTggggacaagtctggtgaaccttaggGTAGACAGGGTAGGAAGCTGCTCCTTCACTGAAGCAGTCGTCAGTGTATCAGCTGTTCAGACAGTGGGGGCATAGATGAGTCTGGGACTGTTTCAGGAAAGTCTACTTCGAGTCGGTCCTGGATCTGGAGAAACACAAACTCAAAGACTTCGGACAGAAACAAGTACCCGACTGACGTGTGGGACTGGGACTCCTGGTCTCTTTCAATGTAACAACAAAGTGTCAGCGAGGGCGGGATACAAGCAGATGGGGAACAAGCTTTAGAGCAGAGTAATCCAGAGCAGGTGAGTGGAGCAGGGTGGAAACGGAGTTTGATAAACAGCAGGTGCCATTGCCATTCGGCAGCTACCTTTCAGGGCACAGAATTGTTTTTAGTGTGTTCAGCGATTACTAGGATTTCAAAATCCTCCTGCATTTGCGAAGTTTAGATTGCTCCTCAAAGGTGGCAGAGAAATAGGGTGCTGCACTATTCATTCACTCAGCACTGAGAATACCGTTCTCAGTAGGCACTGCCTGGTACAGAAGCGGGCAATCTCCATATGGTGTATGTACAATATTATGTCAGCTCACAAaccagagggtcagggagtgtgagGAGTTGAGAAGTTTAACACAGAGGTGTTGATGCAGAGATATTGTACATTTCTTTGATTCGTGTCTCAGACATTATCTCAACCAGCCTGAGCTTCTAAATTTGACACACGCGAGGATTCCAAACCACTAATTACTCCAGGACCTTGCTCTCAGACCCTGCATTTAAAGAAAATTTCATATAAATTGTACAAAACCAGAATCCAGCAAGTTCCAACACCACTGGAATATTTTACAGCAAGGAATCTTTATTGCAGGAGTGAGAATTTTGATAATTCCTCTTTAACACAGAGCATCACGCACAATTTATAAATTAAATTGGGATCAGGAGAGTAGCAAGAGCCCATTAAACTGCACACGAGGCAATGTACCGTCTCACCAGGAATCAGCACGGAAAACTGCAATGGGCTGACTCAGGGAGTGGATGCAGGGTGAAATATGGTCAGAATGAGGAGTGAGGAACTTGCAAGTCCAGTCAGATTTAAGCTAAAATCTGTGATCAGGACACAACAGAACCAGATGAATTTCCTGGTAAGTTACTGACACCTGGTGGAAGAACTGCAACACTGCAGCACCTTCCCTCACTCGCCCATCAACACTATCTGCAGTTCTGGGTCCAGACCACTAAAGATTTAGGTAGAGTTTGATGTCACACTGGTGACTTACTGATTCACACTGATTCAATGGGGGCCAGGCAGAGAAGGACAATGGCATAACACCGGAAAACATAAACTGGCAGACAATGGTATGATCCTGTGTCAGGAAGGGAGACCCTCAGGCCCCCTCAAGTTACAGAAAGCAACCGGTTCACCAACCCAAAGCACTGAACAAGCTCCCGACTCCAGAATTACTAAACCATTACACATGTTCACAACCTGATCATCTGCTGATTGTTAAAGTGAAGCTTGGGCACTAAAAGCCCGATAACACAAGGCCTACCTGCAGGATAATCTGTGGACCGCACAAGTGAAATCAACTGGTCAACAAGTTAAATCCTTCAATTAAATATATGACTAAGTGTTCATAAATGGAGATACAGAGGTAATAAAGTTATACAAAGCATTGATTAGCCCACAGTTCcaaactgtatgcagttttggatcTCCATTATGTAAAAGACATGAAAGCCACAGAGTGCAGAGTGTAGATTCATCATTATGATTCCAAGAATGGAAAGTATAGTTTTGAGGAGATACTGGGACTGTTCCCACTGGAGCACAGAAggctcagaggagatttaataaaggttttTACAATAACCACTCTGCTTCTGCCTCCCACATTTAGATCCCAGGTCACGTGGCAGGCAGGTATGATAAGCAGTCTGGCAACAAAGCCCCTCTCATTCCCAAATGAGAGTAGCAGAAATGTGAGGGAGAGTTAGataaaatagaaaaatataaatCAGTAAAAAAACTCTGGTGATTACTTCCTTCTGCGAATGTTCTCCAGCGAATGTTCCTCAGCAGAAGGCCGCACTTTGCCCTCTGACCGTCGAAATTCCTTCCTCCTACCATCAGCATCTGCCTCCTCACCACCATTCACATTCTTCCCCTCCGGTCTCCTCCAACCCGGCTTCAATCTACTCCCTTTGGCTCTATGGTTTGTCAGGACCTTGAGCAGGCTGATGAGCAACACGGCAGCATACAGGCCCCAGATCACCTGCTCCCCAGTGTAGGGCTCCACCTGCTCACGGGTCAGTTTCAGGATGGATGGCAAGACATTCTTCACAGCCCGTTTCGGAGGCACCTTGTCCTGTGAGAGGAACAACAGTTAGTGACAGAACGTGGGGCAAGTGCGGCATGGACAGACAGCCAGATGCAGCATGGGACAGGTACTGCGTGGACCAGACtcaagagggagatttactctgtatctaacttgtgctgtacctgccctgggagtgtttgaaaggacagtgtagagggagctttactctgtatctaagctccACAAACACGACTGCCCCGCTAGACCCAACATTTCAGCCTGCTCTTGCCCCACGGATCTTATTTCTTCCTGTCTCAACTATATTTTTTCTCCCATTGTCCAGTCTCTGCTATTGCCCTCCACAACTTTTTAAACAGTTTCCTGGCCCTGTCTCCTTTACAACATGGACGTCCAGTTCCTCTAGACTtcctccatcccccaccaccctCACGATGCTGCCAGGAACCTTTGGGCCCTCTGCTTGTTCTGTGAACGAAGACCCAGCCAGTCACCATCCACTGCCACCTTCTTCCACCTAGCTGAACTGGTTACtacattgaacaacttcacctTTGACCCCAGTTCTTTCCTCCAAATAAGAGGTGTCACTATGGGAACCCATGTAGATCCAGGCTAGTCCTGTTTCTTTCATGGGCGATCAATATCCACCATAAGACaactgattcccacagctaccttgattaggcTTCCTCCCAAAACGCTTCTTGTAGGTACTctactctcccagtttctccacctctatcgtatctgttctgacaatgccaaGTTTTACATTATTGCTTCCGATATATCTTTCCTTTTCATTAAACGAGGACTCCCTTCCACAGTGGATGACCGGGCTCTCAGTCCCATTTCCTGTACTTCTGCTCTCTGCCCTTCACTTTCCATCCAGAATGATGATCAGGACCCATTGTCCTCAACTTCCAGTGTAGAGGGAATATTACTTTGTATGCAACCCGTGCAGTTTCtgccctgggagagtttgatggaacAGTGTTGATAGGTCAACCAGACCTTGCTCTGCAGACCTCACCTTGAAGCCATATTCGCGCAGCAGTGATTCCAAGTTGGGGTCTCCTAAAGTCACCGATGGAAAGAATTCACCCACATGTTGCCGAGTCCACCAATCACTGAGTGAGCTGTGGGAAGGAGGGGtgaagaaagagaggaaggagaaggggagggggagagggaaaggtgaggaggggagatgtgagaggtgtcAAGGGATGAGAAGGAATGAGTGTGTAAGTGGGTGAAAGGAGAAGTGGGCAGAGCGAGGGAGAGTGATGATGggggtgaggaggatgagggggaagggggcaaggtgagagaggagagaagggcaggggagagaggggtgggagagaggggcgAGGTGAGAGGGGCGAGAGGAGGAGGGACGGGAGGGCGAGAGGAGGAGGGACGGGAGGGCGAGAGGAGGAGGGACGGGAGGGCGAGAGGAGGAGGGACGGGAGGGCGAGAGGAGGAGGGACGGGAGGGCGAGAGGAGGAGGGACGGGAGGGCGAGAGGAGGAGGGACGGGAGGGCGAGAGGAGGAGGGACGGGAGGGCGAGAGGAGGAGGGACGGGAGGGCGAGAGGAGGAGGGACGGGAGGGCGAGAGGAGGAGGGACGGGAGGGCGAGAGGAGGAGGGACGGGAGGGCGAGAGGAGGAGGGACGGGAGGGCGAGAGGAGGAGGGACGGGAGGGCGAGAGGAGGAGGGACGGGAGGGCGAGAGGAGGAGGGACGGGAGGGCGAGAGGAGGAGGGACGGGAGGGCGAGAGGAAGAGGGACGGGAGGGCGAGAGGAAGAGGGACGGGAGGGGGAGGCGGGAGGGACGGGAGGGGGAGGCGGGAGGGACGGGAGGGGGAGGCGGGAGGGACGGGAGGGGGAGGCGGGAGGGACGGGAGGGGGAGGCGGGAGGGACGGGAGGGGGAGGCGGGAGGGACGGGAGGGGGAGGCGGGAGGGAcgagagggggaggcgggagggacgagagggggaggcgggagggacgagagggggaggcgggagggacgagagggggaggcgggagggacgagagggggaggcgggagggacgagagggggaggcgggagggacgagagggggaggcgggagggacgagagggggaggcgggagggacgagagggggaggcgggagggacgagagggggaggcgggagggacgagagggggaggcgggagggacgagagggggaggcgggagggacgagagggggaggcgggagggacgagagggggaggcgggagggacgagagggggaggcgggagggacgagagggggaggcgggagggacgagagggggaggcgggagggacgagagggggaggcgggagggacgagagggggaggcgggagggacgagagggggaggcgggagggacgagagggggaggcgggagggacgagagggggaggcgggagggacgagagggggaggcgggagggacgagagggggaggcgggagggacgagagggggaggcgggagggacgagagggggaggcgggagggacgagagggggaggcgggagggacgagagggggaggcgggagggacgagagggggaggcgggagggacgagagggggaggcgggagggacgagagggggaggcgggagggacgagagggggaggcgggagggacgagagggggaggcgggagggacgagagggggaggcgggagggacgagagggggaggcgggagggacgagagggggaggcgggagggacgagagggggaggcgggagggacgagagggggaggcgggagggacgagagggggaggcgggagggacgagagggggaggcgggagggacgagagggggaggcggaagggacgagagggggaggcggaagggacgagagggggaggcggaagggacgagagggggaggcggaagggacgagagggggaggcggaagggacgagagggggaggcggaagggacgagagggggaggcggaagggacgagagggggaggcggaagggacgagagggggaggcggaagggacgagagggggaggcggaagggacgagagggggaggcggaagggacgagagggggaggcggaagggacgagagggggaggcggaagggacgagagggggaggcggaagggacgagagggggaggcggaagggacgagagggggaggcggaagggacgagagggggaggcggaagggacgagagggggaggcggaagggacgagagggggaggcggaagggacgagagggggaggtggggggtgagagagggaggtgggaggggcgaGAGGGGGAGGTAGGAGGGGAGACATTAATGAGGAGATGCACAGCACGGAGACAGGCCATAAGGCCCAACCAGTCCACGTTGGCGTTTACCCTCCATGTGAACAAATAGCCCCAATCATATTTATCCACTCTTTTCTCACATCCCTTCATTCACCTATCAATCCTGAATTGACGACACAGTTTCTACCTCAACCACTAATCCTGGGAATGGATGCACAGCCTCGCGACCCTCTGTGTGAAGAGGTTTCTTCTcccctctgttctaaatctctgtCATTTAAAACTTGTATGTATGCCTCCTCATTCCAGCCCCTCAGGTTGCTTCAACCCACCCTGTTtcatcttttcattattttatacaTTTCTCTAATATTGCTTGGTAATCTGCGTTTAAATGAGAAAAGATCCAATTTTTCAAGTCTTCTTTTGTATTTGTATTTCCTCGTACTAGGCAGCATCCTGTTGAATTTGTGCTGTACCCGCTCTAAAGCTTCaacgtccttcctatagtgcggagcCCAATTCTGCACATTGTTCAACTGAAGTCTGAATGTGTTATGTTGGCTTATCATCGTCTCTCGGCTTTTGGATTCTTTACCAATAATAAAAATCAAAAATCCCATTAGCTTTTTGTTTTAAAGCATTATCAACCTGAGTAGCTGCCTTTAATGTCCTGTGAACCTGTTCCCCAAATCCCTCTGACCCCTACCCCCGACACCCACACCGAACCCCACAACAAACTCAGTTTCCCCCATCACTCTCTGAGCCCATTCCCATTcattgacattcagcccctctccatatGATAGTACATTACGTGTAACAGATGAGTGCTTTCTACTCACGGTGCTCCAACAAATCAATCAGAAATTTAAAACaatgccactggtcaaaagccaataATACCATTGGCCAATGAGATTGCTGGGAAGTAGCACTTAAGAACAGCTTCACATCCACTGGCTGCCAACACTCAAGGACATGTACTAACCACAGCTGTCTGAAATCCCACAGGACCTGGTGTGACAGCAGCTCCGACCATCAGACCATTTAAATACCAGGCACATAAAGCGACCTCTCCGAGGAGATGGGAATAGATGGGATCACCACTAACATCTTGCATCGTCAGACACTGGATCAACGCCAGTCCCATTCTCACTCCAGGTTATAATGGTAGTCAGTCTCCACTTAGCAACACTGTGCCCACACTGACTCTGTGCTAGGGAATCTACAGTAACCAACTGTGCTCAAATACAAAGACAGCATATCGAGCAGATTGAGAGATGGGcggatggtggcatagtggcaatgtcactgaactagtaatccagagatgctgccagacccgctgagtatttccagcatttcctgtttttatttcagatttccaacatctgcagtattttgcttttattatagtaatccagaggcctaggttaatgccctggggacacaggttcaaatcccaccacggtagctggtggaatttaaattcaattaattaataaattcaaataattaataaaagaaaatctggaattgaaagctagccccagtaaggagccatgaaactatcatcgattgttgtaaaaacctatcttgtttactaatgtccttcagggaaggaaatctgccatccttacctggtctggcctacatatgactccacacccacagcaacatggttgaatattaactgtcctctgaaatggccttgcaagccagtcagttgtcaagggtaattagggatgggcagcaaatgctggccttgtcagcgactcccacatcccaggaaagaataaagaaaaaacaCTTCAAGCGACTGCATACGGGAAATGGACCAACTTATACTCCACTCCCCAAGCAGTAATTATCCATTCCACTTATGGTTTATACCCTGGTTCAAGTGGATGATCCTACCATCTCAGTTTGTCCACCACTCATGACGGtgctctcctcccccacacccccccactcaaacatacaaattaggagcaggtgtaggccacttggcgcctcaagcctgctccaccattcaataagatcatgactgatctgattgtaaccttgactccaacaATCTCGCCTACCCTGATaaccctccgccttaaaaatatttaaaaactctgcttccactgccttttgaggaagagagttccaaagactcacgacactcagaaaaaaaaattctcctcatctctgtcttaaatgggccactccttatttttaaacagtgacccctcgttctagattcttccacaaggggaaacatcctttccacatccaccctgtcaagacccctcaggatcttgtatgtttcaatcaagtcatctcttactctcccAAACTCCAGCGGAAAGAAGTCgagcctgtccgacctttcctcataacacaacccgcccattccaggtatttgtccagtaaaccttctctgaactgcttccaacgcatttacatccttccttaaataaggagaccgctactccacacagtacttcagatgtggtctccccaatgccctgaagcataacctcctgacttttgttccgaagaagggtcactgacccgaaacgttaactctgcttctctctctacaaatgctgccagacctgctgagtatttccagcatttcttgtttttatttcagaattccagcatccgcagtattttgcttttactcctgacttttgtattcaattccactcacaataaacgataacattctaatagctttcctaattacttgctgtacctgcatactaatcttttgcgattcatgcactaggataccaagATCCCTCCGCATCCCAcagctccatttagataatatgcttctttttttattcttcctgccaaaatggacaatttcatattttcccacattatactccatttgccagctctttgcccaCTGTCAGGCAAATCCCACCTGGCAAGACTGAGgttcacattatttcaccacatgaacgttaaaactttaaaaaatgcaatctctgactggaaggacatttgcatagtaccagacaatgtggaaacaaagggagccagtccctgtttctccaatacacagaagtggtcaaaccagttctagtcacatgtctatctggctggagcttttggatttgaacttgcaacaaaggatgttgaagagactgttccatataaggaactagtcacatgactaacctgctgagcacccggaGAGCTTTTTGAATTTTAAACTCCCCCCCCAAAAAAGGGATCAttagaggaagccatgtgctcatggaggaaacacctctcctggaactgaagcaagaattacagcgtcTCCGGTCTGCCTgttcatctcttcccacagaactgactcttgtgaaaacacatgaagctaaaagagagaaagatttcctacgtgaacaaggtttaagactaatactgggccccaacgacctGCAAaactatatcttcaatcaaggactacagcaagctcgagaaacagtaacaagatattgcctcaaactgttctacttatcttttcttctgttcttttctattcctatctgcatgtttatattgtgttcatgctagcgtgagcgcattgtatatccgtaggcgtgaatcatattagagtttaagttttaaggttttaataaattccctctttctgctttaaaccaaagaaagcctgtttgtgctcagttatttgcctgataattgggtactgtgaacaaggattcacacaaaggggagctcaaaactgtgaaaaaaaaaccctgttacaataagaccaggtaaagacagaagacccctagacattgctcacctagtcgtaacaccacgcacttaacctatctatagccctttgtggtctccttatgtcctcttcacaatttactttcctaccaatcttagcatcagcagcaaatttagcaaccatacctttggtcccttcatccaagtaatttatataaattataaaaggttgagaccccagcactgatccctgcggcacaccactctttacatcatgccaatcagaaaatgacccatttatgcctactctctgtttcctgttagctagccaatcttccatccatgccaatgttgccccctacaccatgagcttttattttctgcaataacctttgatgtggcaccttatcaaatgctttctggaaatctatgtccagtacatccaccggttcccctttatccac
This window of the Heterodontus francisci isolate sHetFra1 chromosome 27, sHetFra1.hap1, whole genome shotgun sequence genome carries:
- the lmf2a gene encoding lipase maturation factor 2a produces the protein MHKPGNLSLAPSLVAPHQPRLDWQMWFASLGDHRHSPWFTSFIHRLLQGKTDVIRLVQVDETKYAFSTKPPTYIRAQLYKYWYTMYGTDSSLSDWWTRQHVGEFFPSVTLGDPNLESLLREYGFKDKVPPKRAVKNVLPSILKLTREQVEPYTGEQVIWGLYAAVLLISLLKVLTNHRAKGSRLKPGWRRPEGKNVNGGEEADADGRRKEFRRSEGKVRPSAEEHSLENIRRRK